From Bradyrhizobium sp. AZCC 1610:
AAATTCCAGAACGACCCTTCCAACCTGGAACGCATCTTTGTCGCCGGCGCCAACGACGCCCAGGTGCCCCTATCGGCCGTGGTGCGCTACCAGCGCGGCCTGTCGCCGCTCGCGGTGTATCACTCGCAATCGTTCCCCTCGACGACGGTCTCGTTCAATCTGCTGCCCGACGTGCCGCTGGAGGTCGCAACCTCCAACATCCAGCGCGCGGTCGAGGAACTGCATATGCCGGAAGGAATCCGCGGCAGTTTCGACGGCAATGCCGGCGATTTCAACAAGACCAGCGGGCGGCAGCCGCTGCTGATCCTGGGCGCCTTGGTGGCGATGTATATCGTGCTCGGCGTGCTCTATGAGAGCCTGGCGCACCCGATCACGATCATCTCGACATTGCCGTCGGCAGGGCTCGGCGCGCTGCTGGCGCTGCAGGTGACCAACACGCCGCTGACGGTGATCGCCTTTGTCGGAATCATTCTGTTGATCGGCATCGTCAAGAAGAACGGTATCATGATGGTCGATTTCGCACTCGATGCCGAACGCAACCGCGGCCTGTCGTCGGCGGACGCGATCTTCGAGGCGTGCCGCGTCCGCTTCCGCCCCATTCTGATGACGACGATGGCGGCGTTGTTTGCCGGCATTCCGCTGGTCATTGCCAGCGGCCCCGGCACCGAGCTGCGCCGGCCGCTCGGCATCACCATCATCGGCGGTTTGATCGTGTCCCAGATCCTGACGCTGTACACCACGCCGGTGATCTACCTCCTGATCGACCGGCTGCGGCAGCGATCCCGGCCGGCCGCGGTCGCCGCGCCCGCCGAATAGTTGAATTACTGGCCACGAAGCGTATAGCGGGCGGATGTCAGAACAAGCCAATACCAAGCCCGGCTCCGCTGAAGAGGTGGTTCCGGAGTGTCCGCATTGCGGCAAGCCGCTGCCGCTCTGCATCTGCGACAGCGTGACCCCGATCAAAAGCCGGATCTCGCTGTTGATCCTGCAGCACCCGCAGGAGCAGGACAGGGGGCTCGGCACGGCGCGGCTGACCGCGATGCATTTCAAGGATGCGGTCGTCAAAATAGGCCTGTCCTGGCCAAGCCTCTCCAAGGCGCTGGGACGGACGGTCCACGATCCCTCGCGCTGGGCGGTGCTTTATCTCGGCTCGGCCAAGGTCGCCGATCTCGATACCGATGCCGAAATCGTCGCGATCAACCGCAAGGGCGAAATAGAGCCGCACCAGCGCGCCATTCTCTCCGACATCGAAGGCATCGTGCTGCTCGACGGAACCTGGAGCCAGGCCAAGGCGCTGTGGTGGCGCAACGCATGGATGCTGAAGTGCCAGCGGGTCATTCTCGGGCCGAAACGCCCGTCGGGTTACGGTAAGCTCCGCAAGGAGCCGCGCCGTGACGGCCTTTCCACGATCGAGGCCGCGGGCCTGCTGCTGGCTGGACTGGAGAAGCGACCGGAGATCGCGGAGGTGCTCAACGCAAGCTTTGACCGCATGCTGGCGCGCTATCGGGAAGTGCAGGCGGAAATGCCGGAGCTCGCGCCGAAACCGAAGAAGCGGGATTATCGCCGTCGCAAGCGCGGCTAACTCCGGCTTTCAAACAAAAGCTGCATCACTAGATTGTCCTATCTTTAGTTGTTATTTGCTGCAATGCAAAAACATTGGTTCCAATGTCGGATTCACGACATAACGAGCTGTGGACAATGATGACATGCTTCTTGACGATGGTAATGTTCCTCTGTTCTCCGCGTAACATTGGAGCAAAGTCGATGACTTTAAGCACTGAAATCCTCACTCGCTCTCCGTTGCTCGACGCTGATGAAATCGAAGGAGAAATCGGCAATATCATCCACAACACCCGGCGAGGACCCTTTATCCGCGCAGTGCCTCACAGCGACGATCACCCGTTGCCGGTAGGCCCGATGCCCGACTACGTCGAGCACAAGGAAGGCGTCAATCAGGTCGGTAAACTCTCAGCCGAAGCCGTGGTCCGCGAATATGAAGCGGCGGTGAAAGAGATCGAAGCGCTCGGTGCCGAATTGTCCGAAGCCGCCAAGAAATGTGAGGCGATGGTTGCCGGCGTTCACGCCATGGTGGACGAGATCAAGGAACTGGCGGCGAACTATCGTGAGGAAGGCAAGCGCTACTTCCTGCAGATCGAGGATTGTTCCCTGATGACATCCGAAGTCCGCACGGTCTGCGAGACGCTGAAAAAGAAAATTGCCGCAGGTAGTAGTCTCGCCGCCTGATGTTCCGGCTGTGGCCGGTCTTGCTGGTGGCCGCGCCGTTCATCGTCGCGGCCATTAGCTGGATGTTCTAAGCTGCACGGCCGTCATAGGGATATCGATGACGGTACGCGCCAGATGGCCGAATGTTCCGGCACGTTGCTCCATTGCGTCGCTCGCACTATGACTGACGCGTCGGATCCGAGCGGAGCAACGGGATGGAATTGGTTGCGCGTTTGCGCCTGTCGAAACAGGCGCTGATCGATGTCGTCTTCTTCTGCGGCGTTCCGATCGTGCTGGCGATGCTTTCGGCCGTTCTCGGGCCGTACGCGGCCATCATGGGAGGCGCCGGCGCGACCATCTATGTCCTCTTGCTCGCCATTGTGCCCTGGTGCCTGACCGGCCTTGTCACCCAATTGGTGAGCAAAAGCGCCGGGCGAAGACTGCCGCTTTGGCTGACTGCAGCCATCGGTGCCATCGCCGCCGGGCCCTTCGTTTCGCTTTACGTGCATGTCGTCAATTCAATCGCCGGAGACATCTGGCCCGCTCTGAACGCATTTTTGCCGGCTACGTTCAGTACAGACCATCTCAAATCCGCCGCCTTGTCCGAGGGGCGGGCCGTCGTTCTCTGGATTGCATTCGTTGTCATTTTCCATGAGACGCTGGGGTGGGCGAGGTTTGCGCCGACAAGCCAGGAAGCGAGCCGCGAAGAGCGCTTTCAAATGAGCGGCGCTGAATGGACGGCGGAAGACGACGCCCTGCTGCGATCGTTGATTGACAGCGGCAGGCCGCCGAGAGCCATCGCATTGGAAATGAAGCGGACGGTCGGCGGCATCCGCGCAAGGACTGCCAAGCTGGGCCTTCGGAACAACCGTCTCGGCGATACGTCCGGCGGTTGAGGCGCCGGGCCGGGGACGATCCGGACCGTTTCAGTTTGCTAACCAGTGCGGGACAGGACGAGCGCTGCTCGGTTGCCTATCCGGGGCAGGGCGTATATGAGTTCGCGCGATGGGGCCACGTGGCGGAGTGGTTACGCAACGGTCTGCAAAACCGTGTACACCAGTTCAATTCTGGTCGTGGCCTCCATTTCACCTCGTTGAAATCACAAAGTATTTTCATTCAGGCTTTGTTCGGCCGATCCTGCCTGCTACCGGATTGCTACCATTCGTTTCGGACCGGTTCCGGAGAGCCGTTTTCAGGGCAGCGTCTACCGTCGCTACCGCGTCCTCCTGCAGTACAAGGCTGACGCGCCGCCGGCACGATGGAGCGGCCGGAAGTGGTCACGCTGGATGAATTTAAGATCAATTACGCGATCGGCGATAGGCGGCAAATCCGAGGCCCGCAAACCCGATCAGCAGCATCGCCCATGTGGAAGGTTCGGGAGCTGGCGCCGCGTTGACGAAATAGCCATAGACGCCGCCACTGTCATCCAGGCCCGTTACTCTGACATATCCTCGGTGGTCGAAACCGGGAGGGT
This genomic window contains:
- a CDS encoding tRNA-uridine aminocarboxypropyltransferase, whose translation is MSEQANTKPGSAEEVVPECPHCGKPLPLCICDSVTPIKSRISLLILQHPQEQDRGLGTARLTAMHFKDAVVKIGLSWPSLSKALGRTVHDPSRWAVLYLGSAKVADLDTDAEIVAINRKGEIEPHQRAILSDIEGIVLLDGTWSQAKALWWRNAWMLKCQRVILGPKRPSGYGKLRKEPRRDGLSTIEAAGLLLAGLEKRPEIAEVLNASFDRMLARYREVQAEMPELAPKPKKRDYRRRKRG